One part of the Salmo salar chromosome ssa10, Ssal_v3.1, whole genome shotgun sequence genome encodes these proteins:
- the LOC106613587 gene encoding antithrombin-III, with the protein MRLSKFVWTLGLLLALLSTSQAFKDFCHVKPKDVPLEPKCVYRSPDDEALTADAKPEKVPNNTNPRVWELSKANSRFALSLFKQLSQDKPSEANIFLSPISISTAFAMTKLGACNNTLKQIMNVFEFDTIKEKTSDQVHFFFAKLNCRLYRKKDKTTELISANRLFGEKSLAFSEIYQNISELVYGAKLMPLNFKEKPELSRVTINDWISNKTEKRIQNTLPEGSLNSNTVLVLVNTIYFKGQWKSQFDKDKVFKADFYVSKSKTCPVSMMYQETKFRYGRFTEDKVQLLELPYRGEGITMVLILPLKGTPLSEVEENLDLKKLTGWLDNMRETTVSVHLPRFRIEDSFSLKEQLQAMGLEDVFSPRDASLSGILEDEANNLYISDAFHKAFIEVNEEGSKVAAATAVVAIGRSINLNQEVFMANRPFLLLIRESTINTMVFTGRVADPCDP; encoded by the exons ATGAGGTTGTCCAAGTTTGTGTGGACTCTGGGGCTGCTCCTCGCCTTGCTGTCAACCTCCCAGGCGTTCAAAGACTTCTGCCATGTCAAGCCCAAAGACGTGCCCCTGGAGCCCAAGTGTGTCTACCGCAGCCCCGACGATGAAGCCTTGACAGCGGATGCTAAGCCAGAGAAAGTCCCTAATAACACCAATCCCCGGGTGTGGGAGCTGTCCAAGGCGAACAGTCGCTTCGCCCTGTCCCTGTTCAAGCAGCTATCCCAGGATAAACCCAGCGAGGCCAACATCTTCTTGTCCCCTATCAGCATATCCACAGCCTTCGCCATGACCAAACTGGGCGCCTGCAACAACACGCTCAAACAGATTATGAAT GTGTTTGAGTTTGACACAATCAAAGAGAAGACGTCGGACCAAGTGCATTTCTTCTTCGCCAAGCTAAACTGTCGCCTGTACCGCAAAAAAGACAAGACGACAGAGCTGATCTCAGCCAACCGTCTTTTCGGAGAAAAGTCTCTGGCATTCAGTGAGATTTACCAGAATATCAGTGAGCTGGTGTATGGCGCCAAACTCATGCCACTCAATTTCAAG GAGAAGCCAGAGCTGTCACGGGTGACCATCAATGATTGGATCTCAAACAAGACGGAAAAAAGGATTCAGAACACTTTGCCGGAGGGATCACTGAACTCCAACACTGTGCTGGTCCTGGTCAACACCATCTATTTCAAG GGTCAGTGGAAAAGCCAATTCGACAAAGACAAAGTCTTCAAGGCCGACTTCTACGTGAGTAAGTCCAAGACGTGCCCAGTGTCCATGATGTACCAGGAGACCAAGTTTCGCTACGGCAGGTTCACTGAAGATAAGGTGCAGCTGCTGGAGCTGCCGTACCGCGGAGAGGGCATCACAATGGTGCTGATCCTACCACTGAAAGGCACACCCTTGTCTGAG GTGGAGGAGAACCTGGACTTGAAgaagctgactggctggctggataaCATGAGGGAGACCACGGTGTCGGTGCACCTGCCACGCTTCCGCATCGAAGACAGCTTCAGTCTGAAGGAGCAACTTCAGGCCATGGGGCTCGAGGACGTCTTCAGCCCCAGGGACGCCAGCCTCTCAGGCATCCTGGAAGATGAGGCAAATAATCTGTACATTTCAGATGCATTCCATAAAGCATTCATAGAG GTGAATGAGGAAGGCAGTAAGGTGGCTGCTGCCACAGCTGTGGTGGCCATTGGCCGCTCCATCAACTTAAACCAGGAGGTGTTTATGGCCAACCGGCCCTTCCTCCTGCTCATCCGAGAGTCCACCATCAACACCATGGTGTTCACCGGCCGGGTGGCTGACCCCTGTGACCCCTga